Proteins encoded within one genomic window of Candidatus Thermoplasmatota archaeon:
- a CDS encoding NUDIX hydrolase, whose translation MRKYPSAPLVGVGAVAIKNGNILLVKRAFEPGAGKWSIPGGLVELGEKLSEACAREMEEETGIEIEVLELINVFDMVDRDDSGKVMYHYVLVDFLARPTGGEEKLSAEVTEMKWVTREEARKMDLTRTARKVIEELFGGAGAA comes from the coding sequence ATGCGCAAGTATCCCAGCGCCCCCTTGGTGGGAGTAGGTGCTGTCGCGATAAAGAACGGCAATATTCTCCTGGTGAAACGGGCGTTCGAGCCTGGAGCTGGCAAGTGGAGCATCCCCGGAGGACTCGTGGAGCTAGGTGAGAAACTCTCGGAGGCTTGCGCAAGAGAGATGGAAGAAGAAACTGGCATTGAGATCGAAGTGCTGGAGCTCATCAACGTGTTCGACATGGTGGACCGTGACGATTCCGGGAAAGTGATGTATCACTATGTACTGGTTGACTTCCTCGCGAGGCCGACAGGAGGGGAGGAGAAGCTGAGCGCAGAAGTTACAGAGATGAAATGGGTCACGCGCGAAGAGGCGAGGAAGATGGACTTGACCCGCACCGCCAGGAAAGTCATTGAGGAGTTGTTCGGTGGAGCAGGCGCGGCCTAA
- a CDS encoding amino acid permease: protein MPSTPPSQTVTVTLRRDLGLLDVTMIGVGAMIGTSIFVLIGIATLEIGAAVMIAFALNGIMTLFTAATYAELGSSFPEAGGGYLRAKKGLPNPAGFMSGWLSWFGHTAACSFYSLGFGFMMVELSDYFKFDFLGLSDDLMIKLFAAFAIMFFLAINYSGVGATGKMGDTVTIIQVLIIAFFVAFAVLYALDTKGIHVMDNFEPIIPADKKLTDVFLVMGFTFIAFEGYEIIVQCGEEVKDPRKNIPKAIFISVGIAALLYISVAFACISNFNVPIEGEGESWVIYTATQVIPFVGAPLLIFGGILSAMAALNATVFSSSRVSFAMGRDGSLPRVFGHIHHRRRVPHKAIAITGGIMLFMALAFPLHVVVASTSIVFLLLFCIANMSSIALRNRLTEIDVGFRTPLFPLFPVIGVFTTLITAVYLFNLVPEGWYIALVWIGIGLAASAFAKPEEEYKSIADQKRVPQRPLTKEQIERYRVLLALENLGDLRLVEVAGIFARYFNGDLTVNKVVEVPRAMPLEAISKEYIDEISGGLRKTIKVAPSTVIVRPVVSVSYDVAGAILDQTKHEAANLLVLGWKGTRLRGRTILGRNLDRVVREAPCDVAIIKTKRLSKNIENILLVSGGYIETRKALLLALPIAREFGAKIEILSVITDDRQVELMRGNAERLSKMADRVKVRNEVKFDHSKSLVSAVMEHSRDADILVMGAGPQSALERTLFGAVYDRIIRSLTSPCSCSRLPEWGSRRPQAYLPHRGRP from the coding sequence ATGCCTAGCACACCCCCTAGCCAGACGGTTACTGTCACACTCAGGCGCGACCTGGGCCTCCTTGATGTAACGATGATCGGAGTGGGCGCGATGATAGGCACAAGCATCTTCGTGCTCATAGGCATCGCGACTCTGGAGATCGGAGCTGCTGTGATGATAGCGTTCGCCCTGAACGGCATCATGACGTTGTTCACCGCAGCTACCTATGCGGAGCTTGGGTCTTCGTTCCCTGAAGCTGGTGGCGGCTATCTCAGGGCCAAGAAGGGCCTTCCCAATCCGGCGGGGTTCATGTCCGGCTGGCTGTCGTGGTTCGGGCACACGGCCGCGTGCAGCTTCTACTCACTGGGTTTCGGATTTATGATGGTAGAGTTGTCGGACTATTTCAAATTCGATTTCCTTGGTCTATCCGATGATTTGATGATCAAGCTCTTTGCCGCCTTCGCAATCATGTTCTTCCTAGCAATCAACTACTCAGGAGTCGGTGCCACGGGCAAGATGGGAGACACCGTCACAATCATACAGGTCCTGATAATCGCTTTCTTCGTCGCGTTCGCCGTCCTCTATGCCCTCGACACGAAGGGGATCCATGTCATGGACAACTTCGAGCCGATCATCCCCGCTGACAAGAAGTTGACAGATGTTTTCCTCGTGATGGGGTTCACTTTCATCGCTTTCGAGGGTTACGAGATCATTGTGCAGTGTGGCGAAGAGGTCAAGGATCCTAGGAAGAACATACCCAAGGCAATCTTTATCTCAGTCGGGATTGCCGCTCTCCTGTACATCTCTGTCGCATTCGCCTGCATCTCCAACTTCAATGTCCCCATAGAGGGCGAGGGCGAGAGTTGGGTCATATACACAGCTACGCAGGTCATCCCTTTCGTGGGGGCGCCTCTACTGATCTTTGGCGGGATTCTGTCCGCAATGGCAGCGCTTAACGCAACGGTCTTCTCCTCGTCGAGAGTGAGTTTCGCTATGGGCAGGGACGGGTCCTTGCCGCGCGTCTTCGGCCACATCCACCACAGGAGGAGAGTCCCACACAAGGCCATCGCGATCACCGGTGGGATCATGCTCTTCATGGCCCTAGCCTTCCCCTTGCATGTTGTCGTCGCCTCAACGTCGATAGTGTTTCTCCTTCTGTTCTGCATTGCTAACATGTCATCCATCGCTCTCAGGAACCGGTTGACAGAGATCGACGTGGGATTCAGAACACCTCTGTTTCCTTTGTTTCCAGTGATCGGCGTGTTCACGACCCTTATCACCGCGGTCTACCTGTTCAATCTCGTCCCTGAGGGCTGGTACATTGCACTCGTCTGGATCGGCATCGGCCTGGCCGCCTCTGCCTTCGCGAAGCCCGAGGAGGAATACAAGTCCATAGCCGATCAGAAGAGAGTCCCGCAGAGGCCTCTCACAAAGGAACAGATCGAGCGATACAGGGTCCTCCTCGCCTTAGAGAATTTGGGTGACCTCAGGCTAGTTGAGGTGGCTGGCATATTCGCGCGTTATTTCAATGGCGACCTGACCGTTAACAAGGTCGTTGAGGTACCAAGGGCGATGCCCCTCGAGGCGATAAGCAAGGAATACATCGATGAGATATCCGGGGGCCTGAGGAAGACGATCAAGGTCGCCCCCTCGACAGTGATTGTAAGACCTGTGGTGTCCGTTTCGTACGATGTTGCCGGAGCCATATTGGATCAGACGAAACACGAGGCCGCCAATCTGTTGGTTCTGGGCTGGAAGGGTACCAGATTGCGCGGCAGGACGATCCTTGGGCGAAACCTGGACCGCGTCGTGAGGGAGGCGCCCTGCGACGTCGCGATAATCAAGACCAAGAGGCTCAGCAAGAACATTGAGAATATCCTCCTGGTCTCAGGCGGCTACATCGAGACCAGAAAGGCGTTGCTCCTCGCGCTTCCCATCGCAAGGGAGTTCGGAGCGAAGATCGAGATCCTTTCAGTAATCACCGATGACAGACAGGTCGAGCTCATGCGCGGGAACGCCGAGCGGCTGAGCAAGATGGCCGACCGTGTGAAGGTTCGAAACGAGGTGAAATTCGACCACTCGAAGTCTCTAGTTAGCGCGGTGATGGAACACTCACGTGACGCTGACATCTTGGTGATGGGCGCGGGTCCGCAATCTGCTCTCGAGAGGACATTGTTCGGGGCTGTCTACGACAGGATAATCCGGTCCTTGACGTCCCCGTGCTCGTGCTCAAGACTGCCAGAGTGGGGAAGCCGTCGACCTCAAGCGTATCTGCCCCATCGAGGCCGCCCGTAG